One region of Hymenobacter sediminicola genomic DNA includes:
- a CDS encoding DUF4397 domain-containing protein, translating to MKTLVPTFRHLLLAAALPAAFAFSACGDDDPDPVPVVDQGKVLISHAAASANTQVKALINDTEVGQLNYGQSSGYLNVNAGTPTLKINNSANQTAASQTITIAKNLNYSAFAYAPTASTVGLLQVTDDLTAPASGQAKVRVVHLAQGAPATVKLSQQTITGPVDIPSVTATFPASATATTWASSFVSVPTGTYNLLVTSGSPSVTVVAVGDGTGTGVNGTATATATKNYESGKIYTVLVRGIVGSIDPALQPRAVVIQHN from the coding sequence ATGAAAACCCTCGTCCCTACCTTCCGACACTTGTTGCTGGCGGCTGCGCTGCCAGCTGCCTTTGCCTTCTCAGCCTGCGGCGATGATGACCCGGACCCAGTTCCGGTTGTAGATCAGGGCAAGGTGCTGATATCACACGCTGCCGCTTCGGCCAACACGCAAGTGAAAGCGCTGATTAATGATACGGAAGTTGGCCAGTTGAATTATGGCCAAAGCAGCGGCTATCTGAACGTGAATGCTGGAACGCCAACGCTGAAAATCAACAACAGCGCCAACCAAACGGCCGCTTCCCAGACCATTACTATTGCCAAAAACCTGAATTATTCGGCGTTTGCTTATGCCCCCACTGCTTCCACAGTAGGGCTGCTGCAGGTTACCGATGACTTGACCGCTCCGGCTTCTGGCCAAGCCAAAGTGCGCGTAGTGCATCTGGCACAGGGTGCTCCTGCTACAGTAAAACTCTCCCAACAAACCATAACTGGTCCTGTAGACATTCCAAGCGTGACGGCTACGTTCCCAGCATCGGCCACGGCCACCACGTGGGCATCCAGCTTCGTGTCGGTGCCGACTGGTACTTACAACTTGTTGGTTACTAGCGGCTCACCTTCGGTAACAGTGGTTGCTGTCGGCGACGGCACCGGCACAGGCGTGAATGGTACGGCTACGGCTACAGCTACCAAAAACTACGAATCCGGCAAGATTTACACGGTGCTTGTACGCGGTATTGTCGGTAGCATCGATCCGGCCCTGCAGCCCCGAGCTGTCGTTATTCAGCATAACTAG
- a CDS encoding DNA-3-methyladenine glycosylase: MTKILPLEFYQRPDPVQIAQDLVGKHLYTRIDGVLTGGRIVETEAYAHVNDLACHSHLGRYTARTKVMYEPGGIAYVYLIYGRYALFNIITNEAGKADAVLIRGLEPLEGIPEMLLRRGLPGVQRNLTAGPGLLTQALGISTKHYGTDLTGGTIWLEDDQEVVPSDQIVASPRVGIDYAGSDAALPWRFRLAGSKWVSPAK, encoded by the coding sequence TTGACCAAAATCCTGCCTCTCGAGTTTTACCAGCGCCCCGACCCTGTACAGATAGCACAGGACCTAGTAGGCAAGCACCTGTACACAAGAATTGATGGCGTGCTGACTGGTGGCCGTATTGTGGAGACGGAAGCATATGCTCACGTTAACGATTTGGCCTGCCACTCGCACTTGGGGCGCTATACTGCCCGCACCAAGGTGATGTATGAGCCCGGCGGCATAGCCTACGTGTACCTCATTTATGGCCGCTATGCCCTGTTCAATATCATCACCAACGAAGCTGGCAAAGCCGATGCCGTCCTAATTCGGGGGCTGGAACCACTAGAGGGAATCCCGGAAATGCTGTTGCGGCGCGGGTTGCCGGGCGTGCAGCGTAACCTCACGGCCGGTCCCGGCCTGCTGACCCAAGCGCTGGGCATTAGCACCAAGCACTACGGCACCGACCTTACCGGCGGCACTATCTGGCTGGAAGACGATCAGGAAGTAGTGCCCTCTGATCAAATTGTGGCCAGTCCGCGGGTTGGCATCGACTATGCCGGTAGTGATGCGGCGCTGCCTTGGCGGTTTCGGCTGGCAGGTAGTAAGTGGGTGAGCCCGGCGAAATAG
- the ahcY gene encoding adenosylhomocysteinase codes for MVETKTTAYVPYKVKDMSLAEWGRKEIRLAEAEMPGLMALRSEYGNSKPLKGARIAGCLHMTIQTAVLIETLQALGAEVTWSSCNIFSTQDHAAAAIAAAGTPVYAWKEMTESEFDWCIEQTLFFGEDRKPLNMILDDGGDLTNMVLDRYPELAADIKGISEETTTGVLRLLERAKAGTLPMPAFNVNDSVTKSKFDNKYGCKESAVDAIRRATDVMMAGKVAVVAGYGDVGKGTAASLSGAGARVIVTEIDPICALQAAMDGFEVKKMENAIPRADIVITTTGNCDIIREEHFRALRDKAIVCNIGHFDDEIDMAWLNKNYGHTKDTVKPQVDIYTIEGKEVIILAEGRLVNLGCATGHPSFVMSNSFTNQTLAQLELWQNAAAYENKVYTLPKHLDEKVARLHLAKIGVELDELTPKQADYIKVPVEGPFKSDLYRY; via the coding sequence ATGGTTGAGACCAAGACCACGGCCTACGTTCCGTATAAAGTAAAAGACATGAGCCTCGCTGAGTGGGGCCGCAAAGAAATTCGTCTGGCGGAGGCTGAAATGCCTGGCCTGATGGCGCTACGCAGCGAGTATGGTAACAGCAAGCCGCTGAAAGGTGCCCGCATTGCTGGCTGCCTGCACATGACCATCCAGACGGCTGTGCTCATCGAGACGCTGCAGGCGTTAGGGGCTGAGGTTACGTGGTCGTCGTGCAACATTTTCTCCACCCAGGACCATGCTGCTGCTGCCATTGCGGCCGCTGGCACACCTGTTTATGCTTGGAAGGAAATGACGGAGTCGGAGTTCGACTGGTGCATCGAGCAGACGCTGTTCTTTGGAGAGGACCGCAAGCCGCTGAACATGATCCTGGACGATGGCGGCGACCTGACCAACATGGTGCTGGACCGTTACCCCGAGCTGGCAGCCGACATCAAAGGCATTTCGGAAGAAACGACCACTGGCGTACTGCGCCTGTTGGAGCGCGCCAAAGCCGGCACGCTGCCTATGCCTGCCTTCAACGTAAACGACTCGGTTACGAAGTCGAAGTTTGACAACAAATACGGCTGCAAAGAGTCGGCAGTAGATGCTATCCGTCGTGCTACCGACGTGATGATGGCCGGTAAAGTTGCTGTTGTAGCTGGCTACGGCGACGTAGGAAAAGGTACGGCTGCTTCGCTGAGCGGTGCCGGTGCCCGCGTTATCGTTACCGAAATCGACCCAATCTGCGCGCTGCAGGCTGCTATGGACGGTTTCGAAGTGAAGAAGATGGAAAACGCCATTCCGCGCGCCGACATCGTCATCACTACCACCGGCAACTGTGACATCATTCGCGAAGAGCATTTCCGCGCCCTGCGCGACAAAGCCATTGTCTGCAACATCGGCCACTTCGACGATGAAATTGACATGGCGTGGCTCAACAAAAACTATGGCCACACTAAAGACACCGTGAAGCCGCAGGTAGATATCTACACCATTGAGGGCAAAGAGGTGATTATCCTCGCCGAAGGCCGTCTCGTGAACTTGGGCTGCGCCACCGGCCACCCCTCATTCGTGATGTCGAACTCGTTCACGAACCAGACGCTGGCCCAGCTTGAGCTGTGGCAGAATGCCGCTGCTTACGAAAACAAAGTTTACACGCTGCCCAAGCACCTCGACGAGAAAGTAGCCCGCCTGCACCTCGCCAAGATTGGGGTGGAGCTAGACGAGTTAACGCCCAAGCAGGCTGACTATATCAAAGTGCCGGTAGAAGGCCCGTTCAAGTCGGACCTGTACCGTTACTAA
- a CDS encoding class I SAM-dependent methyltransferase: MEFPLPAASRQYVAEHLHDDPAQLALQARRYPGLPIPDLVRQIQARQKARPKVPAWADNPDLIFPPALSVEQASSARTAAFKASLVSGQRLVDLTGGFGVDVSCFAEQVAEVHYVERNAALAEVVRFNLTHLGVRNVQYHAVDAVNFLRSTPDTFDWIYLDPARRDTAARKIFRLQDCEPDVLRLMPLLLHKGRRVLLKTSPMLDIEQAILELRQVRRLWVVAVDNECKEVLYELGPEPAVDPERYTVNLRRDGTQQEFRMNRAREARAIPRYAEPQQYLYEPNVAVLKAGGFRSVGTAFELLKLHQHSHLYTSDVLRTDFPGRIFRIRAVEKYDGVALKAHLGTDGRAHVTTRNFPDTVAEFRHRTGIREGGEIYLFATTNLEGKLMVLVCEKL, encoded by the coding sequence ATGGAATTTCCGCTTCCCGCGGCGTCCCGGCAGTATGTTGCTGAACACCTGCACGACGACCCCGCTCAATTAGCATTGCAGGCCCGGCGCTATCCGGGTTTGCCTATCCCTGATCTGGTTCGCCAGATTCAGGCCCGCCAAAAAGCCCGCCCCAAGGTTCCGGCCTGGGCCGACAATCCTGACCTGATTTTTCCGCCGGCCCTCTCCGTAGAGCAAGCTTCCTCGGCCCGCACGGCTGCCTTCAAAGCGTCGTTGGTGAGCGGGCAGCGGCTGGTAGATCTTACCGGTGGCTTTGGGGTAGATGTGTCGTGTTTCGCCGAGCAGGTGGCAGAAGTGCATTACGTGGAGCGCAATGCCGCTTTAGCGGAAGTGGTTCGCTTTAACCTGACCCACTTGGGTGTCCGGAATGTGCAGTACCATGCCGTAGACGCGGTGAACTTCTTGCGCAGTACGCCCGATACCTTCGACTGGATTTACCTCGACCCAGCCCGACGCGACACGGCAGCACGCAAGATTTTTCGGCTACAGGACTGTGAGCCGGATGTACTGCGCCTGATGCCGCTGCTGCTGCACAAGGGCCGTCGGGTATTGCTCAAAACCTCCCCCATGCTCGATATAGAGCAGGCCATCTTGGAGTTGCGGCAGGTGCGGCGGCTTTGGGTGGTAGCCGTGGACAATGAGTGCAAGGAAGTACTGTATGAGCTGGGCCCTGAGCCAGCCGTAGACCCGGAGCGCTACACTGTGAACCTGCGCCGCGACGGTACGCAGCAGGAATTCCGAATGAACCGGGCCCGTGAAGCCCGCGCTATACCGCGCTACGCCGAGCCGCAGCAGTACCTCTACGAGCCCAATGTGGCGGTGCTGAAGGCGGGCGGTTTTCGCAGTGTCGGAACGGCGTTTGAGCTGCTGAAGCTGCACCAGCACAGCCACCTCTACACGTCCGACGTACTGCGCACAGACTTCCCGGGGCGCATATTCCGCATTCGAGCCGTGGAAAAGTATGATGGTGTGGCACTCAAAGCGCACTTAGGTACTGATGGCCGTGCCCACGTGACGACCCGCAACTTCCCGGATACTGTAGCGGAGTTTCGGCACCGCACAGGCATTCGTGAGGGAGGTGAAATCTATCTTTTTGCCACCACCAATCTGGAGGGCAAGCTGATGGTGCTGGTGTGCGAGAAGCTGTAA